The Oncorhynchus kisutch isolate 150728-3 unplaced genomic scaffold, Okis_V2 Okis01b-Okis20b_hom, whole genome shotgun sequence genome contains the following window.
GGAAATAATAACAATCATGACATAATATTATATACAGGGAAATAATAACAATCATCACATAATATTATATACAGGGAAATAATAGCAATCATGACATAATATTATATACAGGGAAATAATAGCAATCATGACATAATATTATATACAGGGAAATAATAGCAATCATGACATAATATTATATACAGGGAAATAATAATGAAAATAATCATAATCTACAAAGCCCTCGCTTTGAACTGTTAAGACGGAGTTTGTTAACTCCACCCCTATATCGAGCCTCGTTGTCAGTTTTGAGCAGGGCATTCAAGAGATACCTCCCCTCACCTGGGCGAGAACCGGGCATCTCATAATTGAAAGACATGCACACTCATGGCCAGgatttttgagagagagagagagagagagagagagtgagagagagagagatcagcgcATATAGTTAAAATATATATCTTGTGATTGGTcgccagtgtgtgtatgtatctttaGATTGGTTGCCATTGACTCAGGTGTCTCTGGGTTTGCTGACTGTGGAGTAGATGGGAGGAGCCTCAGAGGAGCTGTGCGGGTGATTGACAGTAGAGTAGGTGGGCTTTGACCAAAGTTCACAGTAGCATAGTCACATGATGACGTGCCCTCTTTAGTAATGGAAGCGGTGGCTTCATTGGGGCAGCTGCCCTCTTTAGTAATGGAAGCGGTGGCTTCATTGGGGCAGCTGCCCTCTTTAGTAATGGTGGCAGTTGCTTCGCTGGGGCTACTGGGGTTCTTGTGGAAGTTGACGCTGGCGTAGTGGGGATAGTCAGAGTGGCTTGTGGGTAAGTTgacggtggtgtagatggtgGAGGTCGCAGCGCCCGAGTCTGACCTTGGGGCGCGCTCCATTATCTCTTCATAGTCACCATCACCATGACAACcctggagaggaagaagaggaggaggagtaggcagaggaggaggaaaaggagaagatatatatatatatataagagagagagagagagagagaggacaatagtATGACTAATAAAACACAATTTGTTGACATCTTTCAGtccaaaaataataattataatacagACACTGACCCCTTCGTTGTTTCCTGTGtctggactcactctgtgtgttgAAGAGACAGATCCTgtggaacacaacacacacacatcactcagagagagagagatgggaagatagagagagagagacaggaagagagagagagagacaggaagagagagagaagagcgctTCACTTCCCCCAGAACCAGGCAGGTGTCAGACACTCCTCAGTGACTATTCATTCTCTTCTTCTCAACCAGGGACAAATGATGATGTGGATATTATGCAAATTAATTTATCTGAAAGGAAACTGAGATATTTGAAAAAGGGGAACATTCTCTCCATTtatagacctgtgtgtgtgtgtgtgtgtgtgtgtgtgtgtgtgtgtgtgtgtgtgtgtgtgtgtgtgtgtgtgtgtttctcacctGTGTCCTTGTTGTATTTCCATCTGTAGATGATAATCAGGCTGATCAGCAGCAGTAACACTACCAGACTAACAGACACCATGATGACCACTGAggtacctggaacacacacacgcacacctgatGACGGGTGTTCTGTAACCTGACTAGGTGTTCTGTAACCTGACTAGGTGTTCTGTAACCTGACTAGGTGTTCTGTAACCTGACTAGGTGTTCTGTAACTTTACAAGGTGACACTACATACAGACATGTCTACCACTAACCTACCCTCATATCATAACACTACATACAGACATGTCTACCACTAACCTACCCTCATATCATAACACTAACCTACCCTCATATCataacactacagacagacatgTCTACCACTAACCTACCCTCATATCATAACACTGCATACAGACATGTCCTCCACTAGCCTACCCTCACATCATAACACTAACCTACCCTCATATCataacactacagacagacatgTCTACCACTAACCTACCCTCACAGCATAACACTAACCTACACTCATATAAGAACACTAACCTAACCTACCCTCATATCATAACACTAACCTAACCTACCCTCATATCATAACACTAACCTAACCTACCCTCATATCATAACACTAACCTAACCTACCCTCATATCATAACACTAACCTAACCTACCCTCATATCATAACACTAACCTAACCTACCCTCATATCATAACACTAACCTAACCTACCCTCATATCATAACACTAACCTACCCTCATATCATAACACTAACCTACCCTCATATCATAACACTACATACAGACATTTCTGACACTAACCGTTTGAATTTGTAAAATTTTATTTACCAGATTCGTTGAGTGATGAtgctggtgatgatgatgatgatgatgatggtgatgatggtgatgatgaagatgatgatgatgatggtgaagatAGTGAGAGGAAGGTGGTTGTGGGTGGGGCTGTAGTTTTGGTTTTCATGATGGTGGTAGTTGGTACCACTGAAAACAatttacaaagagagagagagagagagaaagagagagagagagaggtagagagagagatagagtcacatggagagagagacagagagagagagagatagagagagacgtagagtcacatggagagagagagagagagagagagagatagagtcacatggagagagagacagagagagagagagatagagagagacgtagagtcacatggagagagagagagagagagagagagagatagaaaaagagaaagagagagggagagggagagagagatagagagagagagagagagagacagagagacagaaaggtagagtcacatagagagagagagaaagagagagagggagagagagagagaggagagagagagagtgcatgatACATATTGTTGTGACTTTCCTCTCTAGACAGACAGATGCAATGAAGGTTTCTTTTGTTCCTGTTGAGGTGTTTTAGTTCTCGATTAGCAAcatctttctcaatctctctatcacccccctccatctttctctctctttcaccccctcaatctctcttttgctctcttacactcatctttctctctctttttctctctctctgtgtgtgtctctctctctctctctctctctctcaattcaattcaagatgCTTTCTTGGCAtttgaaacatatgttaacattgtctctctctctgatgacaaCTGCAGGGTTCATGATGACATTCATACTGAAACTTGGGGTTTTATATCTTGAACACATGACTGCTTATTGATACTGAGACAGATATAGAAACACAGACATCACAGAGGAAGTTACTGTGTTCTGGTACAGTGTATTTTCACACcactacaaacacacagacacacccagccTCCACTAACACACTGACTGCCTGCTGTCAACCACTGAACAACTACTACTGATAAGATGTTTAGTTCAATGCTACATTTCAATCAGCTAATAACAAACAATTTCACAATGTTCTCGATGTGATACATAAGAGAGTTGCTGCAGGGGCTACAGCATGGAAagtagaggaggctggtgggaggagatataggaggacaggctcattgtaatgaatAGAttgaacggtatcaaacacatcaaatgcatggtttccatggtttccatggcttccatggtttccatggtttccatggtttccatgtgttgaTACCTTTCCATCCAttacagccattacaatgagcctgtcctcctatatctcctcccaccagccaccactgatgTAAAGAGTTGATCCACTCACCCACAGAGAGGATAAATCTAGTGTAGTCTGCAGGTCTCCATCTTCTATCAGATCCACACCAGTATGTCCCAGAATCCTCTGGTCTCATCATCTTGATGTGAACAGTGAAGTTGGTCTTCTCACTGTTGTCCCTCAGAGAAAACCTCTTATTCCTGATGATGATGTTACGTTTTGTAGCTGTTACTTTATCTTCACAGGTTAAAGGAAGGTCCCCTTTACAGAAGAACTTCTCATTCTTCTTGTGGTCTGCTGGATATTTACAAGTGAGCCTGGCAGTCTCCCCAACTTGCTCAGTCACATTGATTGGTTTGACATCCCTCCAATCTGTGAATGAGATTACAAAAACACTACTTTTATCAAATAGATAACTGCAACTTGTGTGTTTAGGGTCACATGTTAAAGAGAAAGAGGAAGTTTGTACTCACTTATAACAAGCAGCTTCACCTGTGTGATCAGTGTAATGTAATGTTGTTCTGTCCTGCTGGTTTCTACTCCACACCAGTAGGTCCCAGTATCATCTTCAGTCAGGTCACTGATGGTCACTGTGTAgaatctctctcttcttctcttagaAAGAGAATATCTTCTAGGTTTTTCATGATCTATATCTGATATCTTGTTTTCACAGTCAGATTCACTGTCTTCTTTGCAGAAATACTTGATGTCGTCCTTATGGTCCTCTGGATAGTTGCATCTGATGGTAGCTTCTCCTCCCAGAAAGGCCGTCTCTGTGACTGACTTCTCACAGCAGTCATCTGTCAAtaggaacacacatcacaaccttagtctaatactatagactgACTTCTCACAGCAGTCATCTGTCAAtaggaacacacatcacaaccTTAGTCTAGTACTATAGACTGACTTCTCACAGCAGTCATCTGTCAAtaggaacacacatcacaaccttagtctaatactatagactgACTTCTCACAGCAGTCATCTGTCAAtaggaacacacatcacaaccTTAGTCTAGTACTATAGACTGACTTCTCACAGCAGTCATCTGTctacaggaacacacatcacaaccTTAGTCTAGTACTATAGACTGGCTTCTCACAGCAGTCATCTGTcaacaggaacacacatcacaaccTTAGTCTAGTACTATAGACTGACTTCACACAGCAGTCATCTGTCAATAGGAACACATATCACAACCTTAGTCTAGTACTATAGACTGGCTTCATTGACTAGTGGTACTGATCATGTAATAACATTTGTAGCTAAATTCATTTTATAAAGTTAAAGTAAAAGTCTCTCACCCTTCTTCACCTCCAGCTCTACCTTGGTATAACTGTCAAGTAGAGTAGGTTTGTCCACTCCACACCAGTAGGTCCCTTCATCTTGTCTGGTCAGTTGTCTGATGATCACCTTGAAGTAGTTTCCTCCAGTGTTGTCATACAGAGAGAATCTACCACTGTGCTGCCAGGTGTTCTTCAATCCAGTTATGATTGGATCCTTACATCTCAAACGGTTCTGCCCCAAGCAGACATATTTCTCACGACTTCTGTCTTCTGTggaataatgacagtagatgatgaCAGTTCCTCCAGAGTATCCTGTCACTTTGAAGGAGCTCAAACAACCTGTCAATCATACCAGAGAAAATATATTATCTGTAGTAGCAGCCTTTATAAGAAACCTAACAGGATGTTATTACATTGTTATAGAGAGTTATAACAAGCTTATTACCTgtcatgaaggagaggaggatgactATCAGCAGGATCCTCATCTTGTTGTGTTCTCTCCAGGTTGGTCCAGGTGTCTATAGGTCCTGATATAATGTTGTGTTCTCTCCAGGTTGGTCCAGGTGTCTATAGGTCCTGATATAATGTTGTGTTCTCTCCAGGTTGGTCCAGGTGTCTATAGGTCCTGATATAATGCTGTGTTTCCAAGTCTGTAACTTTCTCCGTTCTTCTCTACTTATAGGAACTTAAATACAAACTTCATGTACTTTATGTTCCctctctgccttccctctctctctctgccctccctctctctctcactcactctttgCAGTCTTACAACTATGTAGTTCCCTATTTCTGTATCTCGCTCTCtgccgtccctctctctctcactcactctttgCAGTCTTACAACTATGTAGTTCCCTattcctgcatctctctctctctactagttcAAACCCTCCTACCACATGTTATGTATGAcagcccctccctcttcctccttaaCCAATCACATCTTTGCTCCTACatcacacagtagagagagagagagagtgatagagagagagaaattgagatcagtgagaaaaagagagtgagagactcCTCTATGGATCATAGCACAGAAACACATTCATACACTCATGCAGACTGGAGGCTgttgacagaggagagaaacagttattctaccactggagggtgacctccctccatctctctctccctccatctctctctcccttcatctctctctccctccatctctctgtccctccatctctctctcccttcatctctctctcccttcatctctctctcccttcatctctctctccctccatctctctctcccttcatctctctctctgtccctccatctctctctcccttcatctctctctcccttcatctctctctctctccctccatctctctctccctccatctctcgctccctccatctctctctccctccatctctctctcccttcatctctctctctctccatctctctctctctctctctctctctctctctgtctacctccatctatccctccatctcagcTCTGTGTCTAGTGACAGTGGTACATGCTGATGAGACAGGTACTGAGTTTACTGAcagcaccagtggaggctggtgaggggaggactaCTTATAGTAATGTCTAGAATGGAACGTATCAAACACATAAATATATTGGTGCTTTATTGATAAATACACAGAGTCTCATTTCCCATCAAGTGGAGTAAAAAACACTGAATAATCAAAGGTTCCTAAAAGCTACAAACTGTCTCTGTTTGTTCAAGTCAGTGTTACATTCACAGTAGaaacaatgaatgaatgaatgaatgaatggatgtaCAGACGTAACgacccacaaacaaacaaaataatgaTGTAATGATAATGATGAACAGATGATTGAACTAACGAATGATGAATGAACGAGaacaaataaacaatgaaaatgtTGAATAAAAATGTGAATGAATGAACAAACAAATTAATAAATTATTAAATGAATATATGAACAAATTAAGAAATTATTGatcaaataaatgaatgaattaaaAACACAAATGAATGACTAAATGACAACATGAAAAcatgaagacatgaaaacataaagATGTGAATTCATGCTGTGCCATGCAGATCAGTGACAGTAACATAGTGGAGACAGGCTGGATCTCTGGGGAAGTTGACAGTAGCATAGTGGAGACAGCCTGGATCTCTGTGGAAGTTGATAGTAGCAGAGTGGAGTCAGGCTGGATCTCTGGGGAAGTTGATAGTAGCATAGTGGAGACAGGATGGATCTCTGGGGAAGTTGACAGTAGTATAGTGGAGACAGGATGGATCTCTGGGGAAGTTGACAGTAGTATAGTGGAGACAGGATGGATCTCTGGGGAAGTTGATAGTAGCATAGTGGAGACAGGCTGGATCTCTGGGGAAGTTGACAGTAGCACAGTGGAGACAGGATGGATCTCTGGGGAAGTTGATAGTAGCATAGTGGAGACAGGCTGGATCTCTGGGGAAGTTGACAGTAGCACAGTGGAGTCAGGCTGGATCTCTGGGGAAGTTGACAGTAGCACAGTGGAGTCAGGCTGGATCTCTGTGGAAGTTGACAGTAGCAGAGTGGAGTCAGGCTGGATCTCTGAGGAAGTTGACAGTAGCATAGTGGAGACAGGCTGGATCTCTGGGGATGTTGACAGTAGCACAGTGGAGTCAGGCTGGATCTCTGGGGAAGTTGACAGTAGCACAGTGGAGACAGGCTGGATCTCTGGGGAAGTTGACAGTAGAGTACGTCACATTGTCTGAAACCTCTGTAGACGGACCAACGTTGAAGTGGATGTCATCTCGACGAGGATTGGTTGTGTTGGTATAGATGGTGGTGATGTCACAGGCTGAATCTGGGTTCTGATTGATTGCTGTGGCGTAGATGGGGTTAGTGATGGTTCCTGTGTCTGGATCTTGGTTGATTGTCATGGAGTCAGGTATCAACAGGCTGGCAGAGTGTTTGGATGCTGAAGAGGAAAAAAATATGTTATTTAGAAAAATCTATATTTATTTTTGacatatttgtaaaaaaataataataatgattgtGTGTGACAACTAGTGTACCTGTtggtctcctgtctctgtctctcctctgtctgaaGAACATGAACAGCAGCAGACCCAGCAGTAGTAGAACAACACCCAGAACACCACCAGAGAACATCACAACACCTAGAACAC
Protein-coding sequences here:
- the LOC116352828 gene encoding polymeric immunoglobulin receptor isoform X1, whose protein sequence is MRILLIVILLSFMTGCLSSFKVTGYSGGTVIIYCHYSTEDRSREKYVCLGQNRLRCKDPIITGLKNTWQHSGRFSLYDNTGGNYFKVIIRQLTRQDEGTYWCGVDKPTLLDSYTKVELEVKKDDCCEKSVTETAFLGGEATIRCNYPEDHKDDIKYFCKEDSESDCENKISDIDHEKPRRYSLSKRRRERFYTVTISDLTEDDTGTYWCGVETSRTEQHYITLITQVKLLVINWRDVKPINVTEQVGETARLTCKYPADHKKNEKFFCKGDLPLTCEDKVTATKRNIIIRNKRFSLRDNSEKTNFTVHIKMMRPEDSGTYWCGSDRRWRPADYTRFILSVVVPTTTIMKTKTTAPPTTTFLSLSSPSSSSSSSSPSSPSSSSSSSPASSLNESGTSVVIMVSVSLVVLLLLISLIIIYRWKYNKDTGSVSSTHRVSPDTGNNEGGCHGDGDYEEIMERAPRSDSGAATSTIYTTVNLPTSHSDYPHYASVNFHKNPSSPSEATATITKEGSCPNEATASITKEGSCPNEATASITKEGTSSCDYATVNFGQSPPTLLSITRTAPLRLLPSTPQSANPETPESMATNLKIHTHTGDQSQDIYFNYMR
- the LOC116352828 gene encoding polymeric immunoglobulin receptor isoform X2, which produces MRILLIVILLSFMTEDRSREKYVCLGQNRLRCKDPIITGLKNTWQHSGRFSLYDNTGGNYFKVIIRQLTRQDEGTYWCGVDKPTLLDSYTKVELEVKKDDCCEKSVTETAFLGGEATIRCNYPEDHKDDIKYFCKEDSESDCENKISDIDHEKPRRYSLSKRRRERFYTVTISDLTEDDTGTYWCGVETSRTEQHYITLITQVKLLVINWRDVKPINVTEQVGETARLTCKYPADHKKNEKFFCKGDLPLTCEDKVTATKRNIIIRNKRFSLRDNSEKTNFTVHIKMMRPEDSGTYWCGSDRRWRPADYTRFILSVVVPTTTIMKTKTTAPPTTTFLSLSSPSSSSSSSSPSSPSSSSSSSPASSLNESGTSVVIMVSVSLVVLLLLISLIIIYRWKYNKDTGSVSSTHRVSPDTGNNEGGCHGDGDYEEIMERAPRSDSGAATSTIYTTVNLPTSHSDYPHYASVNFHKNPSSPSEATATITKEGSCPNEATASITKEGSCPNEATASITKEGTSSCDYATVNFGQSPPTLLSITRTAPLRLLPSTPQSANPETPESMATNLKIHTHTGDQSQDIYFNYMR
- the LOC116352828 gene encoding polymeric immunoglobulin receptor isoform X3, with product MRILLIVILLSFMTGCLSSFKVTGYSGGTVIIYCHYSTEDRSREKYVCLGQNRLRCKDPIITGLKNTWQHSGRFSLYDNTGGNYFKVIIRQLTRQDEGTYWCGVDKPTLLDSYTKVELEVKKDDCCEKSVTETAFLGGEATIRCNYPEDHKDDIKYFCKEDSESDCENKISDIDHEKPRRYSLSKRRRERFYTVTISDLTEDDTGTYWCGVETSRTEQHYITLITQVKLLVINWRDVKPINVTEQVGETARLTCKYPADHKKNEKFFCKGDLPLTCEDKVTATKRNIIIRNKRFSLRDNSEKTNFTVHIKMMRPEDSGTYWCGSDRRWRPADYTRFILSVVVPTTTIMKTKTTAPPTTTFLSLSSPSSSSSSSSPSSPSSSSSSSPASSLNESGTSVVIMVSVSLVVLLLLISLIIIYRWKYNKDTGSVSSTHRVSPDTGNNEGGCHGDGDYEEIMERAPRSDSGAATSTIYTTVNLPTSHSDYPHYASVNFHKNPSSPSEATATITKEGTSSCDYATVNFGQSPPTLLSITRTAPLRLLPSTPQSANPETPESMATNLKIHTHTGDQSQDIYFNYMR